The Diaphorobacter ruginosibacter genome contains a region encoding:
- a CDS encoding NAD+ synthase: MSFAIRIAQQNFVVGDIQGNARKIIESARTAHAEGARVLLTPELALAAYAAEDLFLRPAFLQACDAALAQIAEASAQWPGLVLVVGHPRGISDDPGGRCHNAASIVRDGRVEQTYAKQRLPNYEVFDEQRYFVPGRGDCVFEVDGIRIGLLICEDAWFAEPAASAAKAGAQMLVCINASPFHVGKSAERESEMRERVRETGLPLVYAHLVGGQDEVVFEGASFALNADGSVAMRAPSFEELLAQVDATVEQDAITLSGMLSPEMGWESQMWEALVTGVRDYVGKNGFPGVLLGLSGGIDSALVLAIAVDALGADRCCTVMMPSPYTADISWIDARDMAERLSVQYEEISIAPQFEAFKAALAHDFAGLPEDTTEENLQARIRGTLLMALSNKFGSVVLTTGNKSEMATGYCTLYGDMAGGFAVIKDVLKTRVFALARWRNENDPYGRGANPIPERIITRPPSAELRPDQKDQDSLPPYEVLDAIVERYMERDEPIDSIISAGFPPADVDRVTRLIKINEYKRRQAPVGVRVTRRSFGKDWRYPITNKFRA; this comes from the coding sequence ATGTCATTTGCCATCCGCATTGCCCAGCAGAACTTTGTCGTGGGCGACATCCAGGGCAACGCCCGGAAGATCATCGAGTCCGCGCGTACCGCCCATGCCGAAGGTGCCCGCGTCCTGCTGACGCCAGAACTGGCGCTTGCCGCCTATGCAGCTGAAGACCTGTTTTTGCGACCCGCATTCCTGCAGGCCTGTGATGCCGCGCTGGCGCAGATTGCCGAGGCGAGCGCGCAGTGGCCGGGCCTGGTCCTGGTGGTGGGGCATCCCCGGGGGATCAGCGATGACCCCGGAGGGCGCTGCCACAACGCGGCCAGCATCGTCCGCGACGGCCGGGTGGAGCAGACTTACGCAAAGCAGCGCCTGCCCAACTATGAGGTATTCGATGAGCAGCGCTATTTCGTGCCGGGTCGTGGCGATTGCGTGTTCGAGGTGGACGGGATCCGCATCGGCCTGTTGATCTGCGAGGATGCCTGGTTCGCCGAGCCGGCGGCATCGGCGGCAAAGGCCGGTGCACAGATGCTGGTGTGCATCAACGCATCCCCTTTCCATGTCGGCAAGAGTGCCGAGCGCGAATCCGAAATGCGTGAGCGCGTGCGCGAAACAGGCTTGCCGCTGGTCTATGCCCATCTGGTCGGCGGACAGGACGAAGTGGTGTTCGAAGGGGCATCGTTCGCGCTGAACGCCGATGGCAGTGTGGCCATGCGCGCGCCGTCGTTCGAGGAACTGCTTGCGCAGGTCGATGCCACCGTGGAACAGGATGCGATCACATTGTCCGGCATGCTCTCGCCCGAGATGGGTTGGGAATCGCAGATGTGGGAGGCGCTCGTCACTGGTGTCCGGGACTATGTGGGCAAGAACGGCTTTCCCGGCGTGTTGCTCGGTCTGTCGGGAGGCATCGATTCGGCGCTGGTGCTGGCCATTGCGGTCGATGCACTGGGGGCGGATCGCTGTTGCACGGTGATGATGCCGTCCCCCTATACGGCCGACATCAGCTGGATCGATGCGCGCGACATGGCCGAGCGCCTGAGCGTGCAGTACGAGGAAATTTCCATTGCACCGCAGTTCGAGGCCTTCAAGGCCGCGTTGGCGCATGATTTCGCCGGCCTGCCAGAGGACACGACCGAGGAGAATCTGCAGGCCCGTATCCGCGGCACGCTGCTGATGGCGCTGTCCAACAAATTCGGCTCGGTGGTGCTCACCACGGGCAACAAGAGCGAAATGGCCACGGGCTACTGCACGCTATACGGTGATATGGCGGGCGGCTTCGCTGTCATCAAGGACGTGCTCAAGACGCGTGTGTTTGCCCTTGCGCGCTGGCGCAATGAAAACGATCCCTACGGCCGCGGCGCCAATCCCATTCCCGAGCGCATCATCACGCGCCCGCCCAGTGCCGAGCTGCGCCCCGATCAGAAGGACCAGGACAGCCTGCCACCCTACGAGGTGCTGGACGCGATCGTTGAGCGCTATATGGAGCGCGATGAACCGATTGACTCCATCATCTCTGCGGGTTTTCCGCCGGCCGATGTCGATCGTGTGACCCGACTCATTAAGATCAACGAGTACAAGCGCCGCCAGGCGCCCGTCGGCGTGCGCGTGACGCGGCGCAGCTTCGGCAAGGACTGGCGCTATCCCATCACCAACAAATTCCGGGCGTGA
- a CDS encoding P-II family nitrogen regulator — protein MKMITAVIKPFKLEEVREALAECGVTGLTVTEVKGFGRQKGHTELYRGAEYVVDFLPKVKIEVVVRAEDVDRCVDSIVNAARTGKIGDGKIFVTEVERVIRIRTGDLDDAAV, from the coding sequence ATGAAAATGATCACCGCCGTCATCAAGCCGTTCAAGCTCGAAGAAGTCCGTGAGGCGTTGGCTGAGTGCGGCGTGACCGGTTTGACTGTCACCGAGGTCAAGGGGTTTGGTCGCCAGAAGGGGCATACGGAGCTGTACCGCGGTGCCGAGTATGTCGTGGACTTCCTGCCCAAGGTGAAGATCGAAGTGGTGGTGCGCGCGGAGGATGTGGATCGCTGCGTGGACTCGATCGTCAACGCGGCGCGCACCGGCAAGATCGGCGACGGAAAGATCTTTGTGACGGAGGTCGAGCGCGTGATCCGCATCCGTACTGGTGATCTGGACGACGCAGCGGTCTGA
- a CDS encoding TIGR00730 family Rossman fold protein, with protein sequence MSSPSASQPAFSICVYLGSRPGENPAFTQAAKDVGQWIGEHGGQLVYGGGRSGLMGTVAESTRKAGGRVVGVIPKALVDKELANQSCDELHIVNNMHERKAMMAERSDAFIALPGGIGTFEELFEIWTWRQLGYHDKPVGLLNVDGYYDGLLGFLGTSVSSGLMSEWQMDLISAGSDMDALMRKLVQEAGNNMSQIPLRDVI encoded by the coding sequence ATGTCATCCCCCTCTGCTTCTCAACCCGCTTTTTCTATCTGCGTCTACCTGGGCTCACGCCCCGGTGAGAATCCTGCATTCACGCAGGCGGCCAAGGACGTCGGCCAATGGATTGGCGAACACGGAGGACAACTGGTCTATGGTGGCGGGCGCAGCGGCCTGATGGGCACCGTGGCCGAATCCACCCGCAAGGCTGGCGGCCGTGTCGTCGGAGTGATCCCGAAGGCATTGGTCGACAAGGAACTGGCCAATCAGTCCTGCGACGAGCTGCATATCGTGAACAACATGCATGAACGCAAGGCCATGATGGCCGAGCGCAGCGATGCGTTCATCGCCCTGCCCGGCGGCATCGGAACCTTCGAGGAACTGTTCGAGATCTGGACCTGGCGCCAGCTCGGCTACCACGACAAGCCGGTGGGCCTGCTCAATGTCGACGGCTATTACGACGGCCTGCTCGGCTTTCTGGGCACGAGCGTGAGCTCCGGCCTCATGAGCGAATGGCAGATGGATCTGATCTCGGCCGGCAGCGACATGGATGCGCTGATGCGCAAGCTGGTTCAGGAGGCCGGGAACAACATGTCGCAGATTCCGCTCAGGGATGTGATTTGA
- a CDS encoding diacylglycerol kinase, protein MDRPDTPPPLPHPHKARTGLNRLVHAFGYSMQGLVAGWHEKAFRLEACLAVVLLPLSFWVGTNWLETGLLAAVVVLVLITELLNSGIEAAIDRIGPELHEFSKRAKDMGSAAVLLSLMLCGAVWAAALYQRFI, encoded by the coding sequence ATGGACCGACCCGATACCCCACCACCCCTACCGCACCCTCACAAGGCGCGCACGGGCCTCAACCGCCTCGTGCATGCGTTCGGATACTCGATGCAGGGGCTTGTGGCGGGCTGGCACGAGAAGGCCTTCCGTCTCGAGGCCTGCCTGGCGGTCGTGCTGCTGCCCCTGTCGTTCTGGGTGGGCACCAATTGGCTTGAAACAGGCCTGCTGGCCGCGGTGGTCGTGCTGGTGCTGATCACCGAGCTCCTCAACTCCGGCATCGAGGCGGCCATCGACCGCATAGGCCCCGAGCTGCACGAGTTTTCCAAGCGCGCAAAGGACATGGGCAGCGCTGCCGTGCTGCTGTCCCTGATGCTGTGCGGCGCCGTCTGGGCTGCGGCCCTGTACCAAAGGTTCATCTGA
- a CDS encoding RDD family protein has product MAAPPAVQEGKTPPLKRRMACWLYEGILMFGVVFIAGYLYSSLTQTRNALDNRHGLQAFLFVIFGIYFVWFWAKGQTLAMKTWNIRVVDIHGRPISQTRALLRYVLSWMWFLPPLAVSWGFHLGAGEAIVILGGWIAVWAILSRFHPDGQFWHDALARTRLIHSQPLTRNRK; this is encoded by the coding sequence ATGGCAGCTCCGCCGGCCGTACAGGAGGGCAAGACCCCGCCCCTGAAGCGACGCATGGCATGCTGGCTCTACGAGGGGATTCTGATGTTCGGCGTGGTGTTCATTGCGGGCTACCTCTACAGCTCCCTCACGCAGACGCGCAACGCACTGGACAATCGCCATGGGCTGCAGGCGTTTCTCTTCGTGATTTTCGGCATCTACTTCGTTTGGTTCTGGGCCAAGGGGCAGACACTTGCGATGAAGACCTGGAACATCCGCGTGGTGGACATCCACGGGCGCCCGATCTCCCAGACTCGCGCCCTGCTCCGCTACGTGCTGTCGTGGATGTGGTTCCTGCCACCGTTGGCGGTGAGCTGGGGCTTCCACCTCGGCGCTGGCGAGGCCATCGTCATTCTGGGCGGCTGGATCGCCGTGTGGGCGATCCTGAGCCGCTTTCACCCCGATGGGCAGTTCTGGCACGACGCCCTGGCGCGCACGCGCCTGATTCACTCGCAGCCACTGACCCGCAACCGCAAGTAG
- a CDS encoding DUF3106 domain-containing protein codes for MVLACLAVGAWKSTAYLEIAPTIPVPVEALPGSRTNVRPGMTAPKTPVGVNLGGPAWGELSSTQRDALSPLAGRWPQLSEGQKRHWINLASNFESMSEEEQGKMLSRMTEWANLSAQQRSQARLNYAATSTLSPDDKRAQWEAYQALSEEEKKRLASKAAHKPFGAAVALKPVSPKKLVRIPAATTVAPTQPNPPKIPPLTDYHVPHAYPPAPAPAPATPPVIETAPVQGASAVAAPLPPLNPASAAESEESVDLRDITSVNSPQ; via the coding sequence TTGGTTCTGGCCTGTCTGGCTGTCGGAGCATGGAAGAGCACGGCCTACCTCGAAATCGCCCCCACCATTCCCGTTCCCGTGGAGGCCCTGCCCGGTAGCCGCACCAACGTGCGTCCAGGCATGACTGCCCCGAAGACGCCTGTCGGTGTCAATCTGGGTGGCCCCGCATGGGGTGAACTCAGCAGCACGCAGCGGGATGCACTCTCCCCGCTCGCAGGGCGCTGGCCCCAGTTGAGCGAGGGACAGAAGCGGCATTGGATCAATCTCGCATCCAATTTCGAGTCCATGAGCGAAGAAGAGCAGGGCAAGATGCTCAGCCGCATGACCGAATGGGCCAATCTGAGCGCGCAGCAGCGCAGCCAGGCCCGCTTGAACTATGCAGCCACCAGCACCCTGTCGCCTGACGACAAGCGAGCACAGTGGGAAGCCTACCAGGCGCTCAGCGAGGAAGAAAAGAAGCGCCTTGCGTCCAAGGCTGCACACAAGCCGTTTGGTGCGGCCGTGGCCCTCAAGCCGGTTTCTCCCAAGAAGCTGGTCCGGATTCCCGCAGCCACGACGGTTGCCCCCACCCAGCCGAACCCGCCCAAGATCCCGCCCTTGACGGACTACCATGTGCCGCATGCTTACCCGCCAGCTCCGGCCCCTGCACCGGCAACCCCGCCCGTGATCGAGACCGCACCGGTTCAGGGTGCATCGGCCGTGGCGGCCCCTCTGCCGCCACTCAATCCCGCGTCGGCAGCAGAGTCGGAGGAGAGTGTGGATCTGCGCGACATCACCTCGGTCAACTCCCCGCAATAG
- a CDS encoding DUF3619 family protein, which produces MNSHTSENSTNTAADRFARRVVARLDQGTGELPYDITERLRASRMQALAKRKRPVVAVSRPVVAEPVILHSGHTASLGGGWGSEGGNWWRALVSAVPVAALLVGLFVVGVNQNEAGANEMAEVDAALLTDDLPPEAYTDPGFLQFLKTSQHKP; this is translated from the coding sequence ATGAACAGCCATACCTCAGAAAACTCGACCAATACAGCCGCAGATCGTTTTGCTCGTCGGGTGGTCGCCCGGCTTGACCAGGGCACCGGCGAGCTTCCGTACGACATCACGGAACGACTGCGCGCAAGTCGCATGCAGGCACTTGCCAAGCGCAAGCGTCCCGTCGTCGCGGTATCCCGTCCGGTCGTGGCCGAGCCCGTCATCCTGCACAGCGGCCACACGGCCTCACTGGGCGGCGGCTGGGGCAGCGAAGGCGGCAACTGGTGGCGCGCCCTGGTGTCCGCCGTGCCCGTGGCAGCCCTTCTCGTGGGCCTGTTCGTGGTCGGGGTGAATCAGAATGAGGCTGGCGCCAACGAAATGGCCGAGGTCGATGCAGCCCTTCTCACCGACGACCTGCCTCCAGAGGCCTATACTGACCCTGGTTTTCTGCAATTCCTGAAAACCTCCCAGCACAAACCTTAA
- a CDS encoding RNA polymerase sigma factor yields the protein MASEQELSDFLKSVDKRAFKRTVYHVRDEEAALDIVQDSMIKLAEHYGDKPINELPMLFQRILSNCTLDWFRRQKTRNALFTSMSDFESSNDESGDFDLLEIHSSEGNDREETQSAEDLVRRKQVLKEIENEIQELPTRQREAFLMRYWEEMDVAETAAAMGCSEGSVKTHCFRAIQTLSKALKAKGIEL from the coding sequence TTGGCCTCCGAACAAGAACTGTCAGACTTTCTCAAGAGCGTGGATAAGCGTGCCTTCAAACGCACGGTCTATCACGTGCGCGACGAGGAAGCCGCCCTGGATATCGTCCAGGACAGCATGATCAAGCTGGCTGAGCACTACGGGGACAAGCCTATCAACGAGCTTCCGATGCTCTTCCAGCGCATTCTCTCGAATTGCACGCTGGACTGGTTCCGCCGACAAAAAACTCGTAACGCTTTGTTTACGAGCATGAGCGATTTTGAAAGCTCGAACGATGAATCCGGGGATTTCGACCTGCTCGAAATCCATTCTTCAGAGGGAAACGACCGGGAAGAGACGCAAAGCGCCGAAGATCTCGTGCGCCGCAAGCAGGTTCTCAAGGAGATCGAAAACGAGATCCAGGAACTGCCGACACGTCAACGGGAAGCCTTTCTCATGCGTTACTGGGAGGAAATGGACGTTGCAGAAACGGCGGCAGCAATGGGCTGCTCCGAAGGAAGCGTCAAAACCCATTGCTTCAGAGCAATACAGACACTCAGCAAGGCACTGAAGGCTAAAGGAATCGAGCTATGA
- a CDS encoding acetolactate synthase 3 catalytic subunit, whose protein sequence is MEISKAELSSAAAATSGAATGSQDLMGAEILIKSLQAEGVQYIWGYPGGAVLYIYDALYKQDTMQHVLVRHEQAAVHAADGYARATGDVGVALVTSGPGLTNAVTGIATAYMDSIPMVIISGQVPTPAIGLDAFQECDTVGITRPIVKHNFLVKDARDIATTMKKAFHIARTGRPGPVVVDIPKDVSFKKTPYTGYPQTVEMRSYNPVKKGHGGQIRKALQLLLTAKRPYIYTGGGVLLGNASNELRTLVDMLGYPVTNTLMGLGAYPASDPKFLGMLGMHGTIEANNAMQNCDVLLAVGARFDDRVIGNPKHFAQNDRKIIHIDIDPSSISKRVKVDVPIVGDVKDVLTELINMINETTTRADAGALAQWWKQIETWRGRDCLAYDRDNTSVIKPQYVVETLWNMTKDADTYITSDVGQHQMWAAQYYRFDEPRRWINSGGLGTMGVGIPYAMGIKLAKPKSEVFCITGEGSVQMNIQELATCLQYDTPIKICALNNRYLGMVRQWQEIEYSGRYSHSYMDSLPNFVKLAEAYGHVGMLIERPQDVEPALREARKLKDRTVFMDFRTDPTENVFPMVQAGKGITEMLLGSEDL, encoded by the coding sequence ATGGAAATCTCCAAAGCCGAACTTTCCTCGGCAGCCGCCGCGACCAGTGGCGCAGCTACCGGCTCCCAGGACCTCATGGGCGCCGAAATCCTCATCAAATCCCTGCAGGCCGAAGGCGTCCAGTACATCTGGGGCTATCCTGGCGGTGCGGTTCTCTACATCTACGACGCCCTGTACAAGCAGGACACCATGCAGCACGTGCTGGTGCGCCACGAACAGGCCGCCGTTCACGCCGCTGACGGCTATGCGCGTGCGACCGGCGACGTCGGCGTTGCGCTGGTGACATCCGGCCCGGGCCTGACGAATGCCGTGACCGGCATTGCGACCGCCTACATGGATTCGATCCCGATGGTGATCATCTCCGGCCAGGTGCCCACGCCCGCGATCGGCCTTGATGCGTTCCAGGAATGCGACACCGTTGGCATCACGCGCCCCATCGTCAAGCACAACTTCCTGGTGAAGGACGCTCGCGACATCGCCACGACGATGAAGAAGGCCTTCCACATCGCCCGCACCGGTCGCCCCGGCCCGGTGGTGGTCGACATCCCGAAGGACGTGTCCTTCAAGAAGACCCCCTACACCGGCTATCCGCAGACCGTGGAAATGCGTTCGTACAACCCGGTCAAGAAGGGCCATGGCGGCCAGATCCGCAAGGCGCTGCAACTGTTGCTGACCGCCAAGCGTCCCTACATCTACACCGGTGGCGGTGTCCTGCTGGGCAATGCGTCCAATGAACTGCGCACGCTGGTGGATATGCTGGGCTACCCGGTCACGAACACACTGATGGGCCTGGGTGCATACCCCGCGTCCGATCCGAAGTTCCTCGGCATGCTGGGCATGCACGGCACCATCGAGGCCAACAACGCCATGCAGAACTGCGACGTGCTGCTGGCCGTGGGTGCGCGCTTTGACGACCGCGTGATCGGCAATCCCAAGCATTTCGCACAGAACGATCGCAAGATCATTCACATCGACATCGATCCTTCGAGCATCTCCAAGCGCGTGAAGGTGGACGTGCCCATCGTGGGCGACGTGAAGGATGTGCTGACCGAATTGATCAACATGATCAACGAAACCACGACCCGTGCCGACGCCGGCGCGCTGGCCCAGTGGTGGAAGCAGATCGAGACATGGCGCGGCCGCGATTGCCTTGCCTATGACCGTGACAACACCAGTGTGATCAAGCCGCAGTATGTGGTGGAGACGCTCTGGAACATGACCAAGGACGCCGATACCTACATCACGTCCGACGTGGGCCAGCACCAGATGTGGGCCGCCCAGTACTACCGCTTCGATGAGCCGCGCCGCTGGATCAACTCCGGCGGTCTCGGCACCATGGGGGTGGGCATTCCCTACGCCATGGGCATCAAGCTGGCCAAGCCGAAATCCGAGGTGTTCTGCATCACCGGCGAGGGCTCGGTGCAGATGAACATCCAGGAGCTGGCCACCTGCCTGCAGTACGACACGCCAATCAAGATCTGTGCGCTGAACAACCGCTATCTCGGCATGGTGCGCCAGTGGCAGGAGATCGAGTACTCGGGCCGCTACAGCCACAGCTACATGGATTCGCTGCCCAACTTCGTGAAGCTGGCCGAGGCCTATGGCCACGTCGGCATGCTGATCGAGCGTCCCCAGGACGTGGAGCCGGCGCTGCGCGAGGCCCGCAAGCTCAAGGACCGCACGGTGTTCATGGACTTCCGTACCGACCCCACCGAGAACGTGTTCCCGATGGTGCAGGCCGGCAAGGGCATCACCGAGATGCTGCTGGGCTCCGAAGACCTGTAA
- the ilvN gene encoding acetolactate synthase small subunit, with protein MKHIIAVLLENEPGALSRVVGLFSARGYNIESLTVAPTEDASLSRMTIQTTGSEDVIEQITKHLNRLIEVVKVVDLTEGSYTERELMMVKVRAVGKEREEMKRMADIFRGRIIDVTDKSYTVELTGDQSKNDAFLQAIDRTAILETVRTGASGIGRGERILRV; from the coding sequence ATGAAGCACATCATTGCCGTTCTGCTGGAAAACGAACCCGGAGCCCTGTCTCGCGTGGTCGGCCTTTTTTCCGCACGCGGCTACAACATCGAATCGCTGACCGTGGCTCCCACAGAGGATGCATCGCTGTCGCGCATGACCATCCAGACGACCGGCTCGGAAGACGTGATCGAGCAGATCACCAAGCATCTGAACCGCCTGATCGAAGTCGTGAAGGTGGTCGACCTCACCGAGGGCTCCTACACCGAGCGCGAGCTCATGATGGTGAAGGTGCGCGCGGTCGGCAAGGAGCGTGAGGAGATGAAGCGCATGGCCGATATCTTCCGTGGCCGCATCATCGACGTGACGGACAAGAGCTACACGGTCGAACTGACAGGCGATCAAAGCAAGAACGACGCGTTCCTGCAGGCGATCGACCGCACGGCGATTCTGGAGACGGTGCGTACCGGTGCCAGCGGCATCGGACGCGGAGAGCGCATTCTGCGCGTGTGA
- the ilvC gene encoding ketol-acid reductoisomerase, giving the protein MKVFYDKDCDLSLIKGKTVAIIGYGSQGHAHAQNLNDSGVKVVVGLRKGGASWDKVGKAGLNVLEVNDAVKAADVVMILLPDEQIAEVYKNNVEPNIKQGASLAFAHGFNVHYNQVVPRADLDVWMVAPKAPGHTVRNTYTQGGGVPHLVAVHQDKSGKARDLALSYAMANGGGKAGIIETNFKEETETDLFGEQAVLCGGAVELIKMGYETLVEAGYAPEMAYFECLHELKLIVDLIYEGGIANMNYSISNNAEFGEYVTGPEVINEESRKAMRNALKRIQNGDYAKMFIQEGRLNYPSMTARRRNTADHSIEIVGGKLRAMMPWIAKNKLVDQTRN; this is encoded by the coding sequence ATGAAAGTTTTCTACGACAAAGACTGTGATCTGAGCCTCATCAAGGGCAAGACCGTTGCCATCATTGGCTACGGCAGCCAAGGCCATGCTCACGCACAGAACCTGAACGACAGCGGCGTGAAGGTCGTGGTCGGCCTGCGCAAGGGCGGCGCCTCCTGGGACAAGGTCGGCAAGGCCGGCCTGAACGTTCTGGAAGTCAACGACGCAGTCAAGGCTGCCGACGTCGTCATGATCCTGTTGCCCGACGAGCAGATCGCCGAGGTGTACAAGAACAACGTCGAGCCGAACATCAAGCAGGGCGCATCGCTGGCCTTCGCACACGGCTTCAACGTGCACTACAACCAGGTCGTGCCGCGTGCCGACCTGGACGTGTGGATGGTGGCTCCCAAGGCTCCTGGCCACACCGTGCGCAACACCTACACCCAGGGTGGCGGCGTGCCCCACCTGGTGGCTGTGCATCAGGACAAGTCCGGCAAGGCCCGTGACCTGGCCCTGTCGTACGCCATGGCCAATGGTGGCGGCAAGGCCGGCATCATCGAGACCAACTTCAAGGAAGAGACCGAGACCGACCTGTTCGGCGAGCAGGCCGTCCTGTGCGGTGGCGCTGTCGAGCTGATCAAGATGGGTTACGAAACCCTGGTCGAGGCCGGCTACGCTCCTGAAATGGCGTACTTCGAATGCCTGCACGAGCTCAAGCTGATCGTTGACCTGATCTACGAAGGCGGCATCGCCAACATGAACTACTCGATCTCGAACAATGCCGAGTTCGGTGAGTACGTGACGGGTCCCGAGGTGATCAACGAAGAATCGCGCAAGGCCATGCGCAATGCGCTCAAGCGCATCCAGAACGGCGACTACGCCAAGATGTTCATTCAGGAAGGTCGCCTGAACTATCCATCGATGACTGCCCGCCGTCGCAACACGGCCGATCACAGCATCGAAATCGTCGGCGGCAAGCTGCGCGCGATGATGCCCTGGATCGCCAAGAACAAGCTGGTTGACCAGACTCGCAACTGA
- a CDS encoding 2-isopropylmalate synthase — MTDKLIIFDTTLRDGEQSPGASMTKDEKLRIARLLERLKVDVIEAGFAASSNGDFECIRSIAGAVKDSTICSLSRANDRDIARSAEALADANSARIHVFLATSPLHMEKKLRMTPDQVFDQAVSSIRFARNLCGDIEFSAEDGYRSDPDFLCRVFEAVIKEGATTINVPDTVGYAIPELYGEFIKNLRERIPNSDKAIWSVHCHNDLGMAVANSLAGVKIGGARQVECTINGLGERAGNCSLEEVVMAIKTRKDYFGLDVNIDTQHIVAASRMVSQTTGFVVQPNKAVVGANAFAHASGIHQDGVLKARDTYEIMRAEDVGWAANKIVLGKLSGRNAFKQRLQELGVEMESEGEINAAFTRFKELADRKSDIFDEDILALVSDEHASSHKDSYGFVSLSQHSETGERPHAKVVFTVEGKEVQGEADGNGPVDASLKAIESHVKSGAEMVLYSVNAISGSTESQGEVTVRLQSSGRVVNGVGADPDIVVASAKAYLSALNKLQSKSERVAAQG; from the coding sequence ATGACTGACAAACTGATTATTTTCGACACCACGTTGCGTGACGGCGAGCAGTCGCCCGGCGCGTCGATGACCAAGGACGAAAAGCTGCGCATCGCACGTCTGCTGGAGCGCCTGAAGGTCGATGTGATCGAGGCCGGCTTTGCGGCCAGCTCCAACGGTGACTTCGAGTGCATCCGCTCGATCGCCGGTGCCGTCAAGGATTCGACCATCTGTTCGCTCTCGCGTGCCAATGACCGCGACATCGCGCGTTCGGCGGAGGCCCTTGCGGATGCCAACAGTGCGCGTATCCACGTGTTCCTGGCGACCAGCCCGCTGCACATGGAAAAGAAGCTGCGCATGACGCCCGACCAGGTGTTCGATCAGGCGGTGAGCTCCATCCGTTTTGCGCGCAACCTGTGCGGCGACATCGAATTCAGCGCCGAGGACGGCTATCGCAGCGATCCCGACTTCCTGTGCCGTGTGTTCGAGGCCGTGATCAAGGAAGGCGCCACCACCATCAACGTGCCTGACACCGTGGGCTACGCCATCCCGGAACTCTATGGCGAGTTCATCAAGAACCTGCGCGAGCGCATTCCCAACTCCGACAAGGCGATCTGGTCGGTGCATTGCCACAACGACCTGGGCATGGCCGTGGCGAACTCCCTGGCCGGCGTGAAGATTGGCGGAGCGCGCCAGGTGGAGTGCACGATCAACGGTCTGGGAGAGCGTGCCGGCAATTGCTCGCTCGAAGAAGTCGTGATGGCCATCAAGACCCGCAAGGACTACTTCGGCCTCGATGTGAACATCGACACGCAGCACATCGTGGCCGCCAGCCGCATGGTCAGCCAGACCACCGGCTTCGTGGTGCAGCCAAACAAGGCGGTGGTCGGGGCCAACGCCTTTGCCCACGCATCGGGCATCCATCAGGATGGCGTGCTCAAGGCGCGCGACACCTACGAAATCATGCGTGCGGAGGACGTGGGCTGGGCCGCCAACAAGATCGTGCTGGGCAAGCTCTCCGGCCGCAACGCTTTCAAGCAGCGCCTGCAGGAACTGGGAGTGGAGATGGAGAGCGAGGGCGAGATCAACGCCGCGTTCACGCGCTTCAAGGAACTGGCCGATCGCAAGAGCGACATCTTCGACGAGGACATCCTCGCGCTGGTGAGCGATGAGCATGCTTCGTCGCACAAGGACTCGTACGGCTTCGTGTCGCTTTCGCAACACAGCGAGACCGGTGAACGCCCTCATGCGAAAGTGGTCTTTACCGTTGAAGGCAAGGAGGTGCAGGGCGAAGCGGATGGCAATGGTCCGGTCGATGCCTCGCTCAAGGCCATCGAATCGCATGTGAAGAGTGGCGCCGAAATGGTGCTCTATTCCGTGAACGCGATCAGCGGCTCCACAGAGAGCCAGGGTGAAGTGACGGTGCGCCTGCAGAGCAGCGGCAGGGTGGTGAACGGTGTGGGTGCGGACCCCGATATCGTGGTCGCATCGGCCAAGGCCTATCTGAGTGCGCTTAATAAGTTACAAAGTAAATCGGAGCGAGTGGCCGCTCAGGGATGA